GTGTTCAGCCAAATAACGCCATTGGCCGGGCGGTAACTTGCCCAAGTTAATGCTGCCGATGCGAATACGTTTTAACCCCACCACATGTAACCCCACCAGCTCGCACATCCGGCGAATTTGCCGCTTGCGACCTTCGCGTAATACAAAGCGCAACTGTTCTTCATTCTGCCAAGAGACTTTTGCCGGTTTCAATGTCACACCGTCTAGGCTTAGGCCATGATTTAATAGCGCCAACCCATTGTCAATCAGTTGGCCTTCAACGCGGACTAGATATTCTTTTTCAACGTTGGAATCATCCCCAATTAGTTTACGCGCCACCCGTCCATCTTGTGTCAGCACCAGCAACCCGGTGGAATCGATGTCAAGACGCCCCGCAGGTGCCAAACCACGTAAATGTCCGCGCTTAAAACCGATGCCACTCGCATCTTCTGCCCATTGATTGTCCGGATTGAACAGCACCACGGCTGGCTCATAGCCATCCTCAGCTTGGCCACTGACATAACCCACCGGCTTATGTAGCAACACAGTCACGGTTTCTGCCTGATGCTCGCGGGCATACGCGCTGATCACAATGTCGGCATCGGCATCGATGCGGGTGCCGAGGGTTTCGATAATTTCGCCATTGACCTTAACCCAGCCATTGGCAATCCAATCATCTGCCTCGCGACGGGAGCACAAGCCACGATCTGCCATCACTTTAGACAAACGCGGCTGTTGATCATTGTCTGCGACCGATGGCGCAGATTGAACCGCTGGCCGAGCCGCTGGCCGAGACTCTCGCTTGGCGGCAAAGGATCGATCATGATCACGCGGTTTGTCACTGCGCCCCGTCCGCGCTGCTGACGAGCGCCCACCAGCAGTTCCTGGCTTGCCCGCAGGCTTGCGTGAATCTCGCGATTTAGAGCCACTCTCCGACCTAGGCGAGTGCGCTTTAGATCGGGGCGCTTGTTCTGTCGACTGCGGCGCAGCCTCGCTAGGTTTGTCTTTTTTGAGCATAGGCGCCTTGCTGCGATCGCGCAGCTCGGGCGCTAATGGTCTGACCGGCTTTTGCTTTTTTTGATCGGTGGTGGCGGGGGATTTATTGAGTTTTAGCGTAGACAAAACAGTTGTCTCACAAATGAATAAGGTGCTATTGTAATTTATTTAGCCGCAGGCGCACGAAAATTCAGGCTACCCGGCTGTTTACGGGCACTCTCCGGCATGTAGTGCAAAATGCTCTCCGCGCGCTGCAAATCCGGCTGTCTCGCCATAAATTGGCGTTTCCAGGCGCGATGTGGATTTTTAATAATGCCCGCCAACCAAGCCGCTTGTATCGGGTTGATCTGCGCGGGTGCCAGGCCAAAATAATAGTGCGTCGCAGCATAAGCCCCACATAAGCTTGGCCCCCAATCCACCGTATTCAAATACACGTTAAGAATTTGTGTTTTGGTCAGCGTGTGCTCCAGCTGCACGGCGTAAAGTAGCTCTTCGATTTTACGTTTCCAGGTACGCTCGCCGTTGGTGAACATGTATTTGACGACTTGCTGCGTGATGGTGCTGCCCCCGACCGCTTTGTCTGTGCTCTCTTTGCCGAGTAACTGCTGCAACTGGTTGAGCACGTACCCGGGGTGGTGCCTAAACTCAGCATCCTCAGCAATGATCGTTGCCATCGGCAACCAGCGCCCCATTTTGTCTTCGCTGAGCCAGTGCATTTTTTCTGGATGCTTTTGCTCATCGAGTAATGGGCAGTCATATTGCACAGCGGTGGCAGTGACTTTACTCAGATCCAACCCGCTGACTTGCAATTGATCTAATTGTGGTTGCGCACTCCAACTTTGCTTGGGCCAGCGCAGGGTGCCATTCGCCATCAGCATGCCAGAGACCTCTGCCTGCGCAATGGCGGCAGAATGGGCACGCAAAGGTGCCAGCAGGTGAGTGAGTGGTGTGACAGGCAAGGTCCAGTCCAGCTTCAGTGCCCGCATAGTGACTTTGCCATCAAACACAATTTTGAAGCGCTTTTGCGCCGAAACTGCCAACAAATAGCCATTTAATTGCTGACCATCGAGCTTGATCCATAGCTCCACCGTGTCTAGCATGAGCGGTTTTTCACTGACTGACTTTGCAACTAACCAACAATGTTGGCAATGCACGCGCAAGCCATCTGCATCATAGAGCCGGATTTCACCTTGGTGTAGACTAAACTCTTTGTGATCCAACCACCAGCGACCAGCCGGTGAAGTCGCCAGCATCAGCAGCGGCAACACCCGCACTTGAATCCCCGCATTGCCCAAAGGCAACTTAACGCGCCAAGCGGTGGTGTCGTAAGGCTGCCAGATCCAAGCAGCAAGGCCAGTCACCAACAACAACATGGCGATGAGCGCAGCAAAAAATAGGCGTTTAAACCAGTGTATCCCCATGCAGCAAAGCCCTAAACCAGCAAGCGCTCCACGACTTTACCCTGATGAAAGTGGCTGTCGATGATGTCATCGATATCGCTCTCATCGATAAAGGTATACCAGACGGCATCCGGGTAGACAACCATCACCGGGCCGACTTCACAACGGTCTAAGCAACCGGCACGGTTAATACGGACTTTACCGGCGCCAGCTAGCCCCGCTTGTTTGACTTTCTTTTTCATGTAGTCAAACGCGGCTTCAGCGCCTTTATTCATGCAACAGTCTTCGCCATTTTCGCGTTGATTGAGACAAAAAAATACGTGATATTGAAAGTGACTTTGGGTCATAACGATTGCCTTGTTAAATCTCGCACTGCATCGCAAGCTTACTCAGTGGAGAGTTGGTCATCTCTGGTAAATGTCCAGGTACGGGTGATACTGAGTACATCGGTATCCTGGCGAATATCTGCCGGAAACACCGGAAAAGGCGCAGCCAGCTGCACGATGCGCCGCGCAGACTCATCCAGCAATCGGTGCCCTGAACTTTGGTGGATGCGAATATTTTCAATACTACCATTGGCTTTAATAGACACCGTCATTTGCAATTTGCCATATAGCTTTTGCGTTTTAGCCGTTTGCGGATAATTCAGGTTGCCTACTTTTTCGATCTGTTGTCGCCATTGCTCTACATAATTCGCAAAACGATATTCACGTGTACGGGCCCCTACAAACTGTCGCTTTGGTCGCATTTCGTAAGCTTCTTGTTGCTTCGCAATCAGCGCCTCGAGTTTGGCCATTTCTTGCATAGCGGCCGTGGTTGGCTGCGACTGGACGGGAACATGTTTATCCATCTGCTGTTTCGGCGCCGTTTTCGGCTGCGTCAATGGCGGGGTGGATAGACTTGTGACCGATTGACTCGCTTTGAGTTGCGTCAATAAAGCTTGCGCCTCTTGCTCCAACTGGGCGACACGTTGTTTTTCACGCACAAGTTCAGCGGCATGCGGGCTGGCAGCGGTGGTCGCCGAGGGCAGGGTGGCCTGTGCGGCGGCTGGCATAGAAGGCTGCATTTGCTGCAGACTGGGCAGCGGGCTCTTCATTTGACGTTTTTCATCGGTATTACCGCCCCGATCAAGATTGGCCTGCGCCAAAGCGTCTGCCTTCTCTGGCGCACTGCGTGTCTTGCTGTTAACCAGCATCACTTGCAAAGACGGAATCTGGTCTTTAAGGGCTTTGAGTTCGGGTTGAAAATGCAGCGTCAACAACACCGCATGTGCGAGCAACGAAAACCACAAAGCCCACACCAATGGTGAGCGTTTACGGAACGTTTCACTCAGGCCCATGCGGCGTCGGCCTGCTTATACCTGCAGCGCTTGCAATAACTTTTGGTGCACGCCACCAAAGCCACCATTACTCATCACCAGCACATGGTCGCCCGGTTTGGCACTCGCAACCACCGCTTCGACCAATGTCTGTAAGTCCTCAAAGGTGTGCGCCTTGTGTTGTATTGGGGCGAGTGCCGCGGCAGCGTCCCAGCCTAATTGGTTGGCATAACAAAACACCGCATCGGCATCGCGCAAGCTGTCTGGTAAAGCATCTTTCATCACGCCCAACTTCATGGTGTTAGAACGCGGCTCTAGTACGGCCAGAATTCTGGCGTTCCCCACTTTGGCACGCAAACCAGCCACCGTGGTCGCAATTGCTGTGGGGTGATGCGCAAAATCGTCATACACCGTCACGTCATTGACCACACCCTTGACCTCCATACGGCGTTTGACATTTTTAAACGCGCTCAAGGCCTCAATCGCAATACAGGGTGCCACACCAACATGGCGCGCCGCGGCAATCACGGCCAGCGCATTCGTACGGTTGTGTTCACCCAGCAAGGCCCAACTCACGTTGCCCTGCCGCTCGCCGTTAAACAACACATCAAATCGGCCTTGGCTATCCACATGTTGCACTTGCCAACCTTGCGCACTATCGATGCGTTCCAAACCACTCCAACAGCCGCGTGCAATCACACGGTCTAGGCTTTGCTGCTGGTTCGCAACGACCAAGCCTTGCTGCGGTACAGTGCGCACCAAATGATGAAATTGTTTCTCAATCGCCGCGAGGTCTTCGAAGATATCGGCATGATCAAACTCAAGATTATTCAACACCGCCGTGCGGGGGCGATAATGCACAAACTTGGAGCGTTTATCAAAAAACGCCGTGTCGTATTCGTCAGCTTCAATCACAAAAAAAGGCGACACAGACTTGGTGTCTTGTGGCGGGGTTTGTGGCAAGCGTGCAGACACGCCAAAGTTTTCAGGCACACCGCCAATTAAAAAGCCCGGCGCTAAGCCAGCATATTCAAGCACCCAGGCCAGCATCGAGGCGGTGGTGGTTTTGCCATGTGTGCCAGCAACCGCCAGCACCCACTTGCCCTGCAAGACATTTTCTGCGAGCCATTGCGGGCCAGAAATATAAGGTAAGCCTTGATTGAGAATGGCTTCCATCAGCGGATTGCCACGGGTGACCACGTTGCCGATCACATAGATATCTGGCGCAAGGCTGGTTTGTGCCGGATCAAAACCCTCGATCAGCTCAATGCCTTGCGCTTCGAGCTGCGTACTCATGGGAGGATACACATTCGCATCGCA
This Methylophilus medardicus DNA region includes the following protein-coding sequences:
- a CDS encoding (2Fe-2S) ferredoxin domain-containing protein, translated to MTQSHFQYHVFFCLNQRENGEDCCMNKGAEAAFDYMKKKVKQAGLAGAGKVRINRAGCLDRCEVGPVMVVYPDAVWYTFIDESDIDDIIDSHFHQGKVVERLLV
- a CDS encoding pseudouridine synthase, which gives rise to MSTLKLNKSPATTDQKKQKPVRPLAPELRDRSKAPMLKKDKPSEAAPQSTEQAPRSKAHSPRSESGSKSRDSRKPAGKPGTAGGRSSAARTGRSDKPRDHDRSFAAKRESRPAARPAVQSAPSVADNDQQPRLSKVMADRGLCSRREADDWIANGWVKVNGEIIETLGTRIDADADIVISAYAREHQAETVTVLLHKPVGYVSGQAEDGYEPAVVLFNPDNQWAEDASGIGFKRGHLRGLAPAGRLDIDSTGLLVLTQDGRVARKLIGDDSNVEKEYLVRVEGQLIDNGLALLNHGLSLDGVTLKPAKVSWQNEEQLRFVLREGRKRQIRRMCELVGLHVVGLKRIRIGSINLGKLPPGQWRYLAEHERF
- the mpl gene encoding UDP-N-acetylmuramate:L-alanyl-gamma-D-glutamyl-meso-diaminopimelate ligase, whose protein sequence is MHIHILGICGTFMGGIAVLAKAAGHRVTGCDANVYPPMSTQLEAQGIELIEGFDPAQTSLAPDIYVIGNVVTRGNPLMEAILNQGLPYISGPQWLAENVLQGKWVLAVAGTHGKTTTASMLAWVLEYAGLAPGFLIGGVPENFGVSARLPQTPPQDTKSVSPFFVIEADEYDTAFFDKRSKFVHYRPRTAVLNNLEFDHADIFEDLAAIEKQFHHLVRTVPQQGLVVANQQQSLDRVIARGCWSGLERIDSAQGWQVQHVDSQGRFDVLFNGERQGNVSWALLGEHNRTNALAVIAAARHVGVAPCIAIEALSAFKNVKRRMEVKGVVNDVTVYDDFAHHPTAIATTVAGLRAKVGNARILAVLEPRSNTMKLGVMKDALPDSLRDADAVFCYANQLGWDAAAALAPIQHKAHTFEDLQTLVEAVVASAKPGDHVLVMSNGGFGGVHQKLLQALQV
- a CDS encoding energy transducer TonB; amino-acid sequence: MGLSETFRKRSPLVWALWFSLLAHAVLLTLHFQPELKALKDQIPSLQVMLVNSKTRSAPEKADALAQANLDRGGNTDEKRQMKSPLPSLQQMQPSMPAAAQATLPSATTAASPHAAELVREKQRVAQLEQEAQALLTQLKASQSVTSLSTPPLTQPKTAPKQQMDKHVPVQSQPTTAAMQEMAKLEALIAKQQEAYEMRPKRQFVGARTREYRFANYVEQWRQQIEKVGNLNYPQTAKTQKLYGKLQMTVSIKANGSIENIRIHQSSGHRLLDESARRIVQLAAPFPVFPADIRQDTDVLSITRTWTFTRDDQLSTE
- a CDS encoding biosynthetic peptidoglycan transglycosylase, producing MGIHWFKRLFFAALIAMLLLVTGLAAWIWQPYDTTAWRVKLPLGNAGIQVRVLPLLMLATSPAGRWWLDHKEFSLHQGEIRLYDADGLRVHCQHCWLVAKSVSEKPLMLDTVELWIKLDGQQLNGYLLAVSAQKRFKIVFDGKVTMRALKLDWTLPVTPLTHLLAPLRAHSAAIAQAEVSGMLMANGTLRWPKQSWSAQPQLDQLQVSGLDLSKVTATAVQYDCPLLDEQKHPEKMHWLSEDKMGRWLPMATIIAEDAEFRHHPGYVLNQLQQLLGKESTDKAVGGSTITQQVVKYMFTNGERTWKRKIEELLYAVQLEHTLTKTQILNVYLNTVDWGPSLCGAYAATHYYFGLAPAQINPIQAAWLAGIIKNPHRAWKRQFMARQPDLQRAESILHYMPESARKQPGSLNFRAPAAK